One genomic segment of Blastocatellia bacterium includes these proteins:
- a CDS encoding ATP synthase F0 subunit B, translating into MYALAMFAEQGNVLAVDASAIIVFLTALLLVGVYNRLLFKPINQVIDERAHRTLGYQAEAQAMLAECDRKLAEYEAALRKARAETYDMLEQQRQAALERRLHLIEATKQQIHTQIADARHEIQRQVEETKQQLANQCQALAHQLASGLLQRHTGEVKNA; encoded by the coding sequence GTGTACGCGCTAGCGATGTTCGCCGAACAGGGTAATGTTTTGGCGGTAGATGCCAGTGCGATTATCGTATTTCTGACCGCCTTGCTGCTGGTCGGAGTTTACAACAGACTGCTGTTTAAGCCGATCAACCAAGTGATTGATGAACGCGCTCACCGCACGCTTGGCTATCAGGCTGAGGCGCAGGCCATGCTGGCCGAATGTGATCGCAAACTGGCCGAGTACGAAGCGGCCTTACGAAAGGCGCGCGCCGAAACCTACGATATGCTTGAACAGCAGCGCCAGGCGGCGCTTGAGCGTCGTCTTCACCTGATTGAAGCGACCAAGCAACAGATTCACACACAGATTGCCGACGCTCGCCATGAGATTCAACGGCAGGTTGAGGAAACCAAGCAACAACTGGCCAACCAGTGTCAGGCGTTGGCTCATCAACTGGCAAGCGGCTTGCTCCAACGCCACACCGGGGAGGTCAAAAACGCCTAG
- a CDS encoding ATP synthase F0 subunit B gives MSALGLFPVDLVLVSSEIPRLVNFTIFVAVLIYLLRKPASQFLKSRAEQILQALNQAARERETAKTKLREIESRLNRLSDEIEQIKANAAKEAAAQQERIKASTDMEIEKLRAFAEREIQSAMNAARQELKAFAATQAVEMARHLIQRNITDDDHHRLIKQFSQQLNEVQR, from the coding sequence GTGTCAGCGCTCGGTTTGTTCCCTGTTGATCTGGTTCTGGTCAGTTCGGAAATCCCCCGCTTGGTGAACTTCACAATCTTTGTGGCGGTGCTCATCTACTTGTTGCGAAAGCCGGCTTCGCAATTTCTCAAGAGTCGCGCCGAACAAATCCTTCAGGCATTGAATCAAGCGGCTCGAGAACGAGAAACCGCGAAAACAAAGTTGCGCGAGATCGAGTCTCGGTTGAATCGCCTCAGTGACGAAATCGAACAGATCAAAGCTAACGCTGCCAAGGAAGCGGCTGCTCAGCAGGAACGGATCAAGGCGAGCACCGACATGGAGATCGAAAAGCTTCGCGCGTTCGCGGAGCGGGAGATTCAGAGCGCGATGAACGCAGCTCGACAGGAATTGAAAGCATTTGCTGCAACCCAAGCCGTCGAAATGGCCCGGCACCTGATCCAGCGCAATATCACCGATGACGATCACCACCGATTGATCAAGCAATTCAGCCAACAACTGAATGAGGTGCAGCGATGA